One Helianthus annuus cultivar XRQ/B chromosome 7, HanXRQr2.0-SUNRISE, whole genome shotgun sequence genomic region harbors:
- the LOC110886670 gene encoding Fanconi anemia group D2 protein isoform X1: MSFRNKRPSKPFVSPFSHPSKIPKPTVTTTTAPPPPSQPPSQSVTTSIDQLVSILADAGCTLINTSGPPCLPADVHKLRHRLQSRFLLDPVLRSKFLAGFGAYIDSRNDLRRVLLPSNRDNSGNGRSESLARVLLLVPSIQLDLQNMLIEKLPEYFDNDNCGHSSSSTSRLDEDIARLILNQFRWLDFLVDCEAFTENLFQVLSICPPHLKKEIIGSLPEVMGDTNNKTVVDSLEKVLQDDSTAAVAVIDCFSSLNLDDMLQDKVTTIALSCIRTIEAEKLPYLLRFLLLSATPANARRIITQFREQYKLVGVFDTRSTQHNKLKGKSVVDNAEASVLDALGSSFRFKNILCQEILSELQYVDKPQDHKVIDVWLLMLIYKNCESMQKSVEKVLKKKIIEGSILDVLFEQCLLGNKELVKDHFCSFLQFAEYLLACKEQKVSKFGIQMYKYLFEGFPDTYSRQEVLGSLVTHVGSGITYEVSSALDAMVMLASKYSQELIPICSYITGILDYMEGFSTENLHKVYDVFCLLSRSARSNTDSFGSSIAAELFMIVRKQVSNPEFKYKKMGLIGTLKILSHFGNTDEVSCSSSSQKLNYEEALELLRTSLDSCQQLPISLILFYDELSAILDSKPLHPAIMERVGQLVGEFESMFLSDLESGKLPVSDLYCGLEGELWMNLDGDISPICMNILPLASSSSRSTSLQTLPANFRLLSVMERLGNQGSLGGIDALLGCPIHLPSSKFITESWQSLNKKQKHVVCLSLYYAINWIRELLNAFGTQVAGRFDCISQATKEDMVTKISKRLKNLVFLESLLNNILKECPLSLPELSSASSPGQPTRIEKNTEQMRANQDSSQINRKNNKKSTKPSKNSGTQGNNTTQLTIIETWKKAGAISSDVANESSTGPSSKVSQPEAATCSTTNSNGSIDTDIEISEIAKLLEAQRYRFRPLLVDCFSILSYSKDNDSCCADPTCELPVYLYLLRDLNSKLEYFSPKPTSFRSLSTPLGLSGITTVEFVNKIQTLFVTLRRHLDSAISLLEHGSESCQTHWSDQSSMAGNPEITNVVLSVPSVSSLVVKETLFCFSKMLTCPDLILSKQSSLLDLLKSFQLKKVNDIGGIQSLSSTGDVFCLYGGVFEFLESVLDTALCFSFMLASEVVVTLESVVISLQKVIDKPLEGTTKHKTAVAQELLVTSRNKLCSSAHKVLSHDWHDIENGWKGKGEMVQKIVHIYLENCESTSQSLDELACSILPTVSLSSRTTAEDYSHGFTTLCSSTFSVWYKELHEQNLVILGKLVKEAVQINKSRATPQPAAVQILMEKLHRSVNVVVCLINICKTHDKVTVRTMTVKYGGKYVDSFLKVFEFLDSKFQDHKQLIIQLFKDFQFGTRTLQTLCSEAKGLKQTSITSRIPATKRSLERFLFRVKALLHTSSSGCTFSMGNLKHKNLIGQVVSSQAYIDGENENNSDDFVGSVAEDEVVGNSEDEMNL; the protein is encoded by the exons ATGTCGTTTCGTAACAAACGACCATCCAAACCCTTCGTTTCTCCGTTCTCCCACCCTTCCAAAATCCCCAAacccaccgtcaccaccaccaccgcaccaccacctCCGTCTCAACCTCCGTCGCAATCCGTAACAACCTCAATTGATCAATtggtctcgatcctcgcagacgCCGGATGCACGTTAATCAACACCTCCGGTCCCCCGTGCCTCCCTGCTGACGTACACAAGCTCCGCCACCGTCTTCAGAGTCGGTTTTTGTTAGATCCTGTTCTTCGGTCGAAGTTTTTGGCTGGATTTGGTGCTTATATTGATAGCCGCAATGATTTGAGGAG GGTCTTATTACCTTCCAATCGCGATAATTCTGGTAACGGACGAAGTGAGAGCTTAGCCAGGGTGCTCTTGCTGGTTCCTTCAATACAATTAGATCTTCAAAACATGTTGATTGAGAAGCTTCCAGAGTATTTTGATAACGATAACTGTGGTCACTCTTCATCCTCCACTTCACGTTTGGATGAAGACATAGCTAGACTGATACTAAACCAGTTCCGGTGGCTCGATTTTCTAGTGGATTGTGAAGCGTTTACGGAGAATTTGTTCCAAGTGTTATCGATTTGTCCACCTCACTTGAAGAAAGAGATCATTGGATCGTTGCCCGAGGTTATGGGTGACACTAACAATAAGACTGTGGTTGATTCACTTGAGAAGGTGTTGCAAGATGATTCAACTGCCGCAGTTGCTGTTATCGATTGCTTCTCTAGTCTTAATTTGGATGATATGTTACAAGATAAG GTTACAACGATAGCACTATCATGTATTCGAACGATTGAAGCGGAGAAGTTGCCATACCTACTCAGGTTTCTACTTCTGTCCGCAACACCGGCAAATGCTCGAAGAATAATTACACAATTTAGGGAACAATACAAGCTTGTTGGAGTCTTTGATACGCGTTCAACTCAACATAATAAACTTAAGGGGAAATCAGTTGTGGATAATGCGGAAGCTTCAGTTCTTGATGCTCTGGGGTCTAGTTTTCGTTTTAAAAAT ATTCTATGCCAGGAGATACTAAGCGAACTTCAGTACGTTGACAAACCACAAGATCATAAGGTGATTGACGTCTGGTTATTGATGCTTATTTATAAAAACTGTGAATCTATGCAAAAGAGTGTTGAAAAGGTACTAAAGAAGAAAATCATTGAAGGCTCTATTCTTGATGTTTTGTTTGAGCAATGCTTATTGGGTAACAAGGAATTGGTAAAG GATCACTTTTGCTCATTTTTGCAATTTGCGGAATACTTATTGGCTTGCAAAGAACAGAAAGTAAGCAAATTTGGCATTCAGATGTATAAGTATCTATTTGAGGGGTTTCCCGATACTTACTCAAGACAGGAA GTCTTAGGGTCATTGGTCACCCATGTGGGCTCCGGCATTACATATGAAGTCAGCTCAGCTTTAGATGCTATGGTCATGCTAGCCTCTAAATACTCTCAAGAACTAATTCCAATTTGTTCTTACATAACCG GTATATTAGATTACATGGAAGGGTTCAGCACTGAAAACCTGCATAAG GTATATGATGTTTTCTGCCTTCTATCACGGTCTGCACGGTCTAATACTGATTCATTTGGATCATCTATTGCAGCTGAACTTTTCATGATCGTAAGGAAGCAG GTTAGTAATCCAGAATTCAAGTACAAGAAAATGGGTCTAATTGGAACCTTAAAAATATTGTCCCATTTTGGAAACACAGATGAGGTGTCTTGTTCTTCTTCATCACAA AAGTTGAACTATGAGGAGGCGCTAGAACTACTGAGAACATCCCTAGATTCATGCCAACAGTTGCCGATATCATTAATCCTCTTTTATGATGAACTATCTGCTATTCTTGATTCAAAACCTCTACATCCAGCAATTATGGAACG GGTTGGCCAACTTGTAGGAGAATTTGAATCTATGTTTCTATCTGATTTGGAAAGTGGGAAACTGCCTGTTTCTGACTTGTATTGTGGCCTTGAAG GGGAGCTATGGATGAACTTGGATGGAGATATATCTCCAATATGCATGAACATATTGCCACTGGCTTCTTCCTCATCAAG GTCAACATCACTACAAACTCTTCCTGCTAACTTTCGTTTACTTTCTGTG ATGGAGAGGTTGGGAAATCAGGGATCTTTAGGAGGAATAGATGCACTTCTTGGCTGTCCCATACATCTTCCTTCTTCCAAG TTCATCACGGAATCTTGGCAGTCACTAAATAAAAAGCAGAAACATGTTGTCTGCCTCTCTCTTTATTATGCAATTAATTGGATCAGAGAACTA CTTAATGCCTTTGGTACACAAGTTGCTGGAAGATTTGACTGCATAAGTCAAGCTACAAAGGAGGATATGGTTACCAAGATCTCAAAACGCTTAAAAAACCTTGt ATTCCTTGAGAGCTTGTTAAATAATATACTCAAAGAGTGTCCTCTATCCTTGCCTGAGCTCTCGTCAGCTTCTTCGCCAGGTCAGCCTACTCGTATCGAAAAGAACACAGAGCAAATGAGAGCTAATCAAGATTCTTCTCAAATCAAccgaaaaaataataaaaagtccACAAAGCCATCGAAAAATTCTGGCACTCAAGGAAACAATACCACTCAGCTTACAATTATCGAAACATGGAAGAAAGCAGGTGCAATAAGTAGTGATGTTGCAAATGAAAGTTCTACTGGCCCGTCCTCTAAAGTCAGTCAACCTGAGGCAGCAACATGTTCTACTACCAACTCTAATGGATCTATAGATACTGATATCGAGATTTCTGAAATTGCTAAGCTTTTAGAAGCTCAAAGATACAGATTTAGACCTCTTTTGGTTGATTGTTTCTCAATTTTGTCGTATTCAAAG GATAACGATTCTTGTTGTGCAGATCCTACGTGTGAG CTGCCTGTTTACCTTTACCTCCTACGCGATCTAAATAGCAAGCTAGAATATTTTAGTCCAAAACCAACATCATTCAGATCGTTGAGCACTCCTCTTGGTTTAAGTGGAATAACAACAGTTGAATTTGTAAACAAGATTCAGACATTGTTTGTGACTTTGAGGAGACACCTGGATTCTGCTATATCTTTACTTGAACACG GGTCTGAATCATGTCAAACACACTGGAGCGACCAATCTTCTATGGCTGGTAATCCAGAAATAACTAACGTGGTGCTTTCTGTACCTTCTGTCTCGAGTTTAGTTGTCAAAGAGACGCTATTTTGCTTCAGCAAG ATGCTGACCTGCCCAGATCTTATACTGTCAAAACAATCTTCTCTCTTGGATCTGCTTAAGTCTTTCCAGCTCAAAAAAGTCAATGATATTGGAGGCATACAGTCTCTGTCATCAACAGGAGACGTATTTTGTCTATATGGTGGTGTCTTTGAGTTCCTAGAATCGGTTCTGGATACAG CACTCTGTTTCTCATTTATGCTTGCTTCAGAAGTGGTAGTAACGTTGGAGTCTGTAGTTATATCTCTCCAAAAAGTCATTGACAAGCCACTGGAGGGAACTACGAAACATAAAACGGCTGTCGCTCAAGAACTACTTGTCACTTCGCGCAACAAACTGTGTTCTTCCGCTCACAAAGTACTGAGTCATGATTGGCATGACATTGAAAACGGTTGGAAGGGGAAA GGAGAAATGGTGCAGAAGATCGTTCATATTTACTTGGAAAATTGCGAGTCTACTTCTCAATCTTTGGATGAACTTGCATGCTCTATTTTGCCTACG GTATCTCTTTCTAGCAGAACAACAGCAGAGGATTATAGCCACGGTTTTACCACTCTTTGTTCCTCAACTTTTTCCGTTTGGTACAAAGAGTTG CATGAGCAGAACCTCGTTATACTTGGCAAACTT GTTAAAGAAGCTgttcaaataaataaatcaagAGCTACTCCTCAACCAGCAGCGGTCCAGATACTTATGGAGAAGCTACATCGATCTGTAAATGTAGTTGTGTGCTTGATAAATATTTGCAAGACTCATGACAAG GTCACAGTTCGCACAATGACTGTCAAGTATGGTGGGAAGTATGTTGATTCCTTCCTAAAAG TTTTTGAGTTTCTAGATTCCAAGTTTCAGGACCACAAACAGCTCATCATTCAACTG tttaaaGACTTCCAGTTCGGGACAAGAACACTACAAACTTTATGTTCAGAAGCGAAG GGATTGAAACAAACCAGCATCACTAGTAGAATTCCTGCTACCAAGAGATCTCTCGAACGGTTTCTATTCCGTGTTAAGGCTCTTCTTCACACTTCATCAAGTGGATGCACCTTCTCGATGG GTAACTTGAAGCACAAGAACTTGATAGGTCAAGTTGTGAGCTCTCAAGCATACATAGATGGCGAAAATGAAAATAATAGTGATGATTTTGTTGGGAGTGTTGCTGAGGATGAAGTTGTGGGAAATTCAGAGGATGAAATGAATCTGTAA
- the LOC110886670 gene encoding Fanconi anemia group D2 protein isoform X2: MSFRNKRPSKPFVSPFSHPSKIPKPTVTTTTAPPPPSQPPSQSVTTSIDQLVSILADAGCTLINTSGPPCLPADVHKLRHRLQSRFLLDPVLRSKFLAGFGAYIDSRNDLRRVLLPSNRDNSGNGRSESLARVLLLVPSIQLDLQNMLIEKLPEYFDNDNCGHSSSSTSRLDEDIARLILNQFRWLDFLVDCEAFTENLFQVLSICPPHLKKEIIGSLPEVMGDTNNKTVVDSLEKVLQDDSTAAVAVIDCFSSLNLDDMLQDKVTTIALSCIRTIEAEKLPYLLRFLLLSATPANARRIITQFREQYKLVGVFDTRSTQHNKLKGKSVVDNAEASVLDALGSSFRFKNILCQEILSELQYVDKPQDHKVIDVWLLMLIYKNCESMQKSVEKVLKKKIIEGSILDVLFEQCLLGNKELVKDHFCSFLQFAEYLLACKEQKVSKFGIQMYKYLFEGFPDTYSRQEVLGSLVTHVGSGITYEVSSALDAMVMLASKYSQELIPICSYITGILDYMEGFSTENLHKVYDVFCLLSRSARSNTDSFGSSIAAELFMIVRKQVSNPEFKYKKMGLIGTLKILSHFGNTDEVSCSSSSQLNYEEALELLRTSLDSCQQLPISLILFYDELSAILDSKPLHPAIMERVGQLVGEFESMFLSDLESGKLPVSDLYCGLEGELWMNLDGDISPICMNILPLASSSSRSTSLQTLPANFRLLSVMERLGNQGSLGGIDALLGCPIHLPSSKFITESWQSLNKKQKHVVCLSLYYAINWIRELLNAFGTQVAGRFDCISQATKEDMVTKISKRLKNLVFLESLLNNILKECPLSLPELSSASSPGQPTRIEKNTEQMRANQDSSQINRKNNKKSTKPSKNSGTQGNNTTQLTIIETWKKAGAISSDVANESSTGPSSKVSQPEAATCSTTNSNGSIDTDIEISEIAKLLEAQRYRFRPLLVDCFSILSYSKDNDSCCADPTCELPVYLYLLRDLNSKLEYFSPKPTSFRSLSTPLGLSGITTVEFVNKIQTLFVTLRRHLDSAISLLEHGSESCQTHWSDQSSMAGNPEITNVVLSVPSVSSLVVKETLFCFSKMLTCPDLILSKQSSLLDLLKSFQLKKVNDIGGIQSLSSTGDVFCLYGGVFEFLESVLDTALCFSFMLASEVVVTLESVVISLQKVIDKPLEGTTKHKTAVAQELLVTSRNKLCSSAHKVLSHDWHDIENGWKGKGEMVQKIVHIYLENCESTSQSLDELACSILPTVSLSSRTTAEDYSHGFTTLCSSTFSVWYKELHEQNLVILGKLVKEAVQINKSRATPQPAAVQILMEKLHRSVNVVVCLINICKTHDKVTVRTMTVKYGGKYVDSFLKVFEFLDSKFQDHKQLIIQLFKDFQFGTRTLQTLCSEAKGLKQTSITSRIPATKRSLERFLFRVKALLHTSSSGCTFSMGNLKHKNLIGQVVSSQAYIDGENENNSDDFVGSVAEDEVVGNSEDEMNL, from the exons ATGTCGTTTCGTAACAAACGACCATCCAAACCCTTCGTTTCTCCGTTCTCCCACCCTTCCAAAATCCCCAAacccaccgtcaccaccaccaccgcaccaccacctCCGTCTCAACCTCCGTCGCAATCCGTAACAACCTCAATTGATCAATtggtctcgatcctcgcagacgCCGGATGCACGTTAATCAACACCTCCGGTCCCCCGTGCCTCCCTGCTGACGTACACAAGCTCCGCCACCGTCTTCAGAGTCGGTTTTTGTTAGATCCTGTTCTTCGGTCGAAGTTTTTGGCTGGATTTGGTGCTTATATTGATAGCCGCAATGATTTGAGGAG GGTCTTATTACCTTCCAATCGCGATAATTCTGGTAACGGACGAAGTGAGAGCTTAGCCAGGGTGCTCTTGCTGGTTCCTTCAATACAATTAGATCTTCAAAACATGTTGATTGAGAAGCTTCCAGAGTATTTTGATAACGATAACTGTGGTCACTCTTCATCCTCCACTTCACGTTTGGATGAAGACATAGCTAGACTGATACTAAACCAGTTCCGGTGGCTCGATTTTCTAGTGGATTGTGAAGCGTTTACGGAGAATTTGTTCCAAGTGTTATCGATTTGTCCACCTCACTTGAAGAAAGAGATCATTGGATCGTTGCCCGAGGTTATGGGTGACACTAACAATAAGACTGTGGTTGATTCACTTGAGAAGGTGTTGCAAGATGATTCAACTGCCGCAGTTGCTGTTATCGATTGCTTCTCTAGTCTTAATTTGGATGATATGTTACAAGATAAG GTTACAACGATAGCACTATCATGTATTCGAACGATTGAAGCGGAGAAGTTGCCATACCTACTCAGGTTTCTACTTCTGTCCGCAACACCGGCAAATGCTCGAAGAATAATTACACAATTTAGGGAACAATACAAGCTTGTTGGAGTCTTTGATACGCGTTCAACTCAACATAATAAACTTAAGGGGAAATCAGTTGTGGATAATGCGGAAGCTTCAGTTCTTGATGCTCTGGGGTCTAGTTTTCGTTTTAAAAAT ATTCTATGCCAGGAGATACTAAGCGAACTTCAGTACGTTGACAAACCACAAGATCATAAGGTGATTGACGTCTGGTTATTGATGCTTATTTATAAAAACTGTGAATCTATGCAAAAGAGTGTTGAAAAGGTACTAAAGAAGAAAATCATTGAAGGCTCTATTCTTGATGTTTTGTTTGAGCAATGCTTATTGGGTAACAAGGAATTGGTAAAG GATCACTTTTGCTCATTTTTGCAATTTGCGGAATACTTATTGGCTTGCAAAGAACAGAAAGTAAGCAAATTTGGCATTCAGATGTATAAGTATCTATTTGAGGGGTTTCCCGATACTTACTCAAGACAGGAA GTCTTAGGGTCATTGGTCACCCATGTGGGCTCCGGCATTACATATGAAGTCAGCTCAGCTTTAGATGCTATGGTCATGCTAGCCTCTAAATACTCTCAAGAACTAATTCCAATTTGTTCTTACATAACCG GTATATTAGATTACATGGAAGGGTTCAGCACTGAAAACCTGCATAAG GTATATGATGTTTTCTGCCTTCTATCACGGTCTGCACGGTCTAATACTGATTCATTTGGATCATCTATTGCAGCTGAACTTTTCATGATCGTAAGGAAGCAG GTTAGTAATCCAGAATTCAAGTACAAGAAAATGGGTCTAATTGGAACCTTAAAAATATTGTCCCATTTTGGAAACACAGATGAGGTGTCTTGTTCTTCTTCATCACAA TTGAACTATGAGGAGGCGCTAGAACTACTGAGAACATCCCTAGATTCATGCCAACAGTTGCCGATATCATTAATCCTCTTTTATGATGAACTATCTGCTATTCTTGATTCAAAACCTCTACATCCAGCAATTATGGAACG GGTTGGCCAACTTGTAGGAGAATTTGAATCTATGTTTCTATCTGATTTGGAAAGTGGGAAACTGCCTGTTTCTGACTTGTATTGTGGCCTTGAAG GGGAGCTATGGATGAACTTGGATGGAGATATATCTCCAATATGCATGAACATATTGCCACTGGCTTCTTCCTCATCAAG GTCAACATCACTACAAACTCTTCCTGCTAACTTTCGTTTACTTTCTGTG ATGGAGAGGTTGGGAAATCAGGGATCTTTAGGAGGAATAGATGCACTTCTTGGCTGTCCCATACATCTTCCTTCTTCCAAG TTCATCACGGAATCTTGGCAGTCACTAAATAAAAAGCAGAAACATGTTGTCTGCCTCTCTCTTTATTATGCAATTAATTGGATCAGAGAACTA CTTAATGCCTTTGGTACACAAGTTGCTGGAAGATTTGACTGCATAAGTCAAGCTACAAAGGAGGATATGGTTACCAAGATCTCAAAACGCTTAAAAAACCTTGt ATTCCTTGAGAGCTTGTTAAATAATATACTCAAAGAGTGTCCTCTATCCTTGCCTGAGCTCTCGTCAGCTTCTTCGCCAGGTCAGCCTACTCGTATCGAAAAGAACACAGAGCAAATGAGAGCTAATCAAGATTCTTCTCAAATCAAccgaaaaaataataaaaagtccACAAAGCCATCGAAAAATTCTGGCACTCAAGGAAACAATACCACTCAGCTTACAATTATCGAAACATGGAAGAAAGCAGGTGCAATAAGTAGTGATGTTGCAAATGAAAGTTCTACTGGCCCGTCCTCTAAAGTCAGTCAACCTGAGGCAGCAACATGTTCTACTACCAACTCTAATGGATCTATAGATACTGATATCGAGATTTCTGAAATTGCTAAGCTTTTAGAAGCTCAAAGATACAGATTTAGACCTCTTTTGGTTGATTGTTTCTCAATTTTGTCGTATTCAAAG GATAACGATTCTTGTTGTGCAGATCCTACGTGTGAG CTGCCTGTTTACCTTTACCTCCTACGCGATCTAAATAGCAAGCTAGAATATTTTAGTCCAAAACCAACATCATTCAGATCGTTGAGCACTCCTCTTGGTTTAAGTGGAATAACAACAGTTGAATTTGTAAACAAGATTCAGACATTGTTTGTGACTTTGAGGAGACACCTGGATTCTGCTATATCTTTACTTGAACACG GGTCTGAATCATGTCAAACACACTGGAGCGACCAATCTTCTATGGCTGGTAATCCAGAAATAACTAACGTGGTGCTTTCTGTACCTTCTGTCTCGAGTTTAGTTGTCAAAGAGACGCTATTTTGCTTCAGCAAG ATGCTGACCTGCCCAGATCTTATACTGTCAAAACAATCTTCTCTCTTGGATCTGCTTAAGTCTTTCCAGCTCAAAAAAGTCAATGATATTGGAGGCATACAGTCTCTGTCATCAACAGGAGACGTATTTTGTCTATATGGTGGTGTCTTTGAGTTCCTAGAATCGGTTCTGGATACAG CACTCTGTTTCTCATTTATGCTTGCTTCAGAAGTGGTAGTAACGTTGGAGTCTGTAGTTATATCTCTCCAAAAAGTCATTGACAAGCCACTGGAGGGAACTACGAAACATAAAACGGCTGTCGCTCAAGAACTACTTGTCACTTCGCGCAACAAACTGTGTTCTTCCGCTCACAAAGTACTGAGTCATGATTGGCATGACATTGAAAACGGTTGGAAGGGGAAA GGAGAAATGGTGCAGAAGATCGTTCATATTTACTTGGAAAATTGCGAGTCTACTTCTCAATCTTTGGATGAACTTGCATGCTCTATTTTGCCTACG GTATCTCTTTCTAGCAGAACAACAGCAGAGGATTATAGCCACGGTTTTACCACTCTTTGTTCCTCAACTTTTTCCGTTTGGTACAAAGAGTTG CATGAGCAGAACCTCGTTATACTTGGCAAACTT GTTAAAGAAGCTgttcaaataaataaatcaagAGCTACTCCTCAACCAGCAGCGGTCCAGATACTTATGGAGAAGCTACATCGATCTGTAAATGTAGTTGTGTGCTTGATAAATATTTGCAAGACTCATGACAAG GTCACAGTTCGCACAATGACTGTCAAGTATGGTGGGAAGTATGTTGATTCCTTCCTAAAAG TTTTTGAGTTTCTAGATTCCAAGTTTCAGGACCACAAACAGCTCATCATTCAACTG tttaaaGACTTCCAGTTCGGGACAAGAACACTACAAACTTTATGTTCAGAAGCGAAG GGATTGAAACAAACCAGCATCACTAGTAGAATTCCTGCTACCAAGAGATCTCTCGAACGGTTTCTATTCCGTGTTAAGGCTCTTCTTCACACTTCATCAAGTGGATGCACCTTCTCGATGG GTAACTTGAAGCACAAGAACTTGATAGGTCAAGTTGTGAGCTCTCAAGCATACATAGATGGCGAAAATGAAAATAATAGTGATGATTTTGTTGGGAGTGTTGCTGAGGATGAAGTTGTGGGAAATTCAGAGGATGAAATGAATCTGTAA